The genome window CGGTCACCGGGAAATTATTCGAGCTGGTGGTTCCCACCAGATCGATATCGCCATTGGCATCGATTCCCATGCCATTGACCGCGTCATTTTCCCGGCCGCCGAGGTAGCTATAGAACAGGAATGGGTTGGCGCTATTCGGGCCGGCTGGACCCAGCTTCGCCAGGAAGCCATCGACTGCGCCGCCGGGCGTGTTTTGAGTGGCATTGGATGTGGCCGGCAGGCTGGCCGATGAGGTATAGCCGGCAATGTAAACGTCGTCGGTGCTGTCGACCGCAATGGCGGTTGCCACTCCGCTCGGCGCTGCGCCCAGGTAAGCACCCCAAACCAGCTGCGAGCCAGAGGAGTTGAACTTGGCCACGAACGCATCGCCGTTCCCCGCAAAACTGCTCGCGCAGCTCGAGAAGGGGCAAAACAAGTTGCTGGAGTTGGTGCTGCCAGCCACGTACACGTTGTCCGCCGTATCGACCGTGACGGCATTGATGGCATCGGCGCCGCTGCCGCCCAAATAGGTCGCCCAACCGATGCTGGTGCCGGCGCGGGGAATCATGGCGATGAAGCCATCGAAGTTGCCGCCGATTTGCGGCTGGTGGGCACCCGCGGTTACCGGAAAGTTAGTCGAAGCGGTGGCCCCGCCAACGACAACATTGCCCGTCTGATCCACGGCAATGGCGTTGCCGTTGTCTATGTCGGAGCCGCCCAGGTAGGTCGCGTAAAGCGTCGAAGTACCGGCCGCGCTGATGCCGGCGACAAATGCATCGGTCTTGCCTGCCATGGTCTTCTGCGGAGCCGTCGCGCTTACGGGGAAATCCGTGGATGAGGTGGTGCCGGTAATGAAGGCTTCACCCTGGGGATCGACGGCAATGGCTGCTGCCTTGTCATCTCCGGTGCCGCCCAAATAGGTCGAATAATCAAGCTTGGCGCCGCCGACTGCGAATTTGGTCACGAAGGCATCGTAGCCGCCGGCGTTCGCGGCCTGGATGGGCGGGACTGCCGCCGTGGTGGGGAAATTCGTTGAATTCGTAAAGCCGGTGACGTAGGCGGCGCCGGTAGAATCGACGGCGATGCCGGTGGCTTCATCGTCGCCGTTGCCGCCCAAATAGGTCGAATAGATCAGCGATTTGCCGTCGGCGGAGATTTCGGTCACGAAGGCGTCATTGCTGCTGGTGCTGAACGAACCGGGCGCATCTTTCGCCTGGAAGGCGCTCTGCACCGGAAAGTCGGTAGATATTGTGAAACCGGCAACGTAGCCATTGCCTTTGGAGTCAACGGCTACCGCGTTGGCCTGGTTGTAAGAGGTGCCGCCCAGCAGGCTGGCGAAAGCTAGAATCGGGTCGACTATGAGCGTACGGTTCGCATCATAGGCGCCTACCACCAAGCCCACGCGATCATCCGGCAGCAGGCGGTACTGTACCCGGACGGCGTGACGGCGACCGTTTACGGACTGGTAGGCGAGCGGCGTGCGCAGACTGACGCCATGGGCCAAGGTAAGGCTGCCATCCGCGCCAAGATACGGTGAGGCCCCGCGAAATGCCATTTGCACGGCTGCCGGGGAGGCATGGGGCGCCAACTTCAGGTCGAATTCGACCTGACCATCATGACCGTAATAGGTGACACCCACGCCCGGATATATTTTCGCAAAATCGACCTTGCGATAGCTACGGACGGAAACCAGTCCAGAGCCGAGCCAATAGTGAACCGGCGAGGCGACAGCTTGCCGGCCCTGCGCGGCGGGTGCAGCCGTGGCGCCGGCAAACCTCATCCCGACGGCGCCCTGCTTCGTCTTCACGACCATACCCCGCGCGGTAAGAAACACGATGGTGCCCCGGCTGCGCGCCAAAAATTGAGCCTGGGAGGCCGTCTGGCCCTGATTCGCCTCAAAGGTCAGCGGAATCTGGGCATACTGCGCCTTCAGGCGCGAGGACTGCTTCCCGGCCGGCGCTTGCGCCAGTGCTACCGCCGCGGCCAGTGCCACGACTGCCCCGGTCAGGGACAGGGTTGAAGCAAAACGCGAATTCGGACACGACAGTTTCCACATAGACATGATCTGCTTAGACTCTCTCAATCGGGATCGGAAGGCTGCGGTCGATCACGGGCAGAGCGGTACCGGCCATGCCGGCGCCGGCAGAGCCGGACTATTTAGAAGAATCATCCCCAAACCAGTGCCTCAGAGTCAAGCAAAAAGAGCGCTTATGGCCCAGTTCGGAGGATCCCGGAGTGCCAGCGGCGCATCCTGCCGGGAATCGAAGCCCGCCGGAGGCTACGCTTGCAAGCGATCCAGCGCCGCTTCCAGGCGCTGGCGGTCGGGATCGGAGGCCTCCAAACCTTCACAATTGATCCGGACATTGTCGCGGGCGCCGGTGAATCCCGCTTCGGCCAGGGCGAGTGCGGTGCTCACGTCACTGGCCATTGCCGCAGGCGTTTGCGGGGCGGCGCGTTCTAGCAGGTCGCGCAGTTTGCGGCAGCGGGTGGCGACCCCAAGGGGCACGTCGGCAGCCAGCACCGTAGCCGCATGAATGGCCTGCGCGCGGCTGCCTTGTTCCGCCTCGGTGGCTTTGGGCAAGCGGCGGGCGGCGCGAATAGCGAGGAACGCTTCGCTGTCTTCATCGGTCGCGCGTGTCAGTTGTTCGCTCAAGGTGGCGAATTCACGCTCGGCTCCGTCCCAAACCGCCGTGTCGGTACCGGCTTTGCGCGCCTTCGCACGGGCCAGCCGCGCCACCATGGTGCCGAGCGCCGCCGCCATTGCTCCGGTCGCGGCGGCTGCGGTGCCGCCCCCCGGCGCCGGTTCCTCCGACGCCAGTGCATCGAGAAACGGCCGCAGCGTGTTCGCCTGCTTCACGGGCAGAGCCTTCAGAACCCTTTCAACACGCGTTTCAATGACCATTTCCGCGTCGAAGGCGACGAACTTCAGCATTTCCGCCGCGGCCTCTTCCAGCGCCTTCCGGGGGACCAATCCGATCAGTTCGCTCTCCACCGGCGTTGCGCCGTGCTTGGCGGCTTCGGTGGTAACGGTATGCCAGGCCGTGGCGAGAGAGGTGGTTTCAAAATCCGTCAAGTTCATCGAAACTTGTGCGCGCGGCGGGTGGCTGAGCAGCACACCCATGCCTTTCACCGCGGGCAGGCCGCCGCTCGATGTGCGCACTGCCTTGGCAACGGCCTTGGCCACCGCCAGATCGGCGGTGTCCAGATTGATGTTGTAGGCAATCAGGAACTTGCGCGCGCCCACCACTGTCGCTCCGGCCGAAGGGTGCAGCCGGCAGTCGGGGAAGGGAAGACCGAAATCGGGGGTGCGGCCAGGATCGGTCTTGACCAGTTCGGAAACGCCTTCAAATTGTCCCTTGCGGATGTTCTCGAGACCGCGCCGGTCTTCACGCCGTGCCGCGGCTTCATAGAGGTACACGGGAATCTGATACCGCTTCCAGATTTCCTCGCCCGCCCACTCGGCCAACCGGACGCATTCTTCCAGGGTTGCGCCTGCCAGCGGAACGAAGGGCACCACGTCGGTGGCGCCCAGCCGGGGATGCGCACCCTGATGACGGCGCAAGTCGATTCGTTGCGCGGCAAGGCCGACGCCACGCACGGCGGCTTCGGCCACGGCTTTGGCTTCACCGGCCAGGGTGATCACGGACCGGTTATGATCCGCATCCATTTCCTGCGCCAGCAGGGATACGCCCGGCACGGTAAGCATGGCTTGCACAATTTCGCCGACGACGGCCGCGTTGCGGCCCTCGCTGAAGTTAGGAACACATTCAATCATGGCCATGGCTTTCGATCCACACTCCATTCTGTACAACCGCACGGCAGAGATTCTGACCGGCGTAGTAGGGAATTGCGCGATAGTCGCCGGCGGCAAAAATGGCCAGGTCGGCGCGCTTACCCGGCGCGAGCGAACCGCAAATGCCGGCGCGGGCCAGTGCCGCGGCGCCATTGATGGTCACCGCCGTCCAGGCCTCGGCGGGCGTGAGTCGCATACCGTTGCAGGCGATGCTCATGACCAGCGGCAGCGACAGAATCGGACAGGTGCCGGGATTGAAGTCGGTGGCGAGGGCGACAGCCGCGCCCGCCTCGATCAGCATGCGTGCGGGCGCATAGGTCTGGCCCAGAAAAAAATTGGCGCCCGGAATCAACGTGGCGACAGTTTCGGCACGGCCCAAGAGGGCGGCGTCAGCGGCACGTGCCGCGTCACAATGATCGACCGATACTGCGCCAAGCTCGATGCCAAGGCCGATGCCGCCCATGGGAGCGAATTGCTCAGCGTGAAGTTTCAACTGTAAGTCCCGGGCGCGGGCCGCTTCGAGGATTTGCCGGCTTTCGGCCAGCGTGAAGGCGCTGGGATCGCAAAAAACGTCGGCAAACTCCGGCGCCGCATCGCCAAGGGCACAAACGGCATCGAGCATCGTGGTGCTCACCAGGGCGACGTAACGGGCGCGGTCGTTGACGAACTCCGGGGGGACAATGTGCGCACCCAAAAATGTAGGCGCCACGTCGCCGCCGGCAGCGAGCGCAGCGGCGTGCGCCGCCCGCAAGCTCTTGCATTCGGCCTCAACCGTAAGACCATAACCGGATTTCACTTCGATCGTGGTGGTGCCAGCGGCGCGCGCTTGCCGGATCCAGAAGGCGGCTTGATGGGTCAAATCGCTTTCACTGGCGGTGCGTACCGCTTCGAGACTCGAGCGGATGCCGCCGCCGGCCGCGGCAATTTCCTGGTAGCTGGTGCCGGCCAGGCGGCGCTCATAGTCGGCCATGCGCGGCGCGGCGAAAACCAGGTGCGTATGCGGATCGCACAGTCCCGGGGTCACCAGCATTCCTGAGCAGTCGTGAGTTGCAACCCCGCTGGGGGCCCGCGCCGCGACCGCATCGTTTGGTCCGGCGGCTACGATTTGCCCTTTGTCGATGAGGACGGCCCCGTCGCGCACCAGGCCCAGATCGTTCATCTCCGTCCCCCGCCGCGCGCGGTCCGGACCGGCGAGGGTCAGCAGTTGGGTCGCATGCGTGAGGAGCAGCGCCATCTATTTCATCGGGATCTGAATCCCGTGTGCATCCGCGAAGGCCCGCGCCTCCGGGTATCCGGCGTCCACATGCCGCGCGACGCCGATGCCGGGATCGTTGGTCAGCACGCGCTCAATGCGCTCCGCCATCTCCGGCGTACCGTCGGCGACCGTTACCTGGCCGGCATGCTGGGCGTAGCCGATGCCGACCCCACCCCCATTATGGATGGACACCCAGCTCGCGCCGCTGGCAGTGTTGAGCAGGGCATTGAGCAGCGGCCAGTCGGCGACCGCATCGCTGCCATCTTTCATGCTTTCAGTTTCACGGAAGGGTGAGGCCACTGAGCCGCAATCCAGATGATCGCGCCCCATCACAATCGGGGCCTTCACCTCGCCCTTGCGCACCATCTCGTTCAGCGCCAGACCGAACTTGGCCCGTTCGCCGTAACCGAGCCAACAAATGCGTGCCGGCAGACCTTGAAACTTCACATGCTTGCGTGCCAAGCCAATCCAGCGGCTCAAAATCTCGTCGTGCGGAAACAGCTTCAACACCAGTTCATCGGTGGCGTGAATGTCGCTGGCTTCGCCACTCAGCGCGGCCCAGCGGAAAGGCCCCCGCCCCTCGCAAAACAGGGGCCGGATATAAGCGGGCACGAAACCGGGGAAATCGTAGGCGTTCTTGACGCCGCGCTGGAAGGCCATGGTGCGGATGTTGTTGCCGTAGTCAAAGGTCACCGCGCCGGCCTTTTGCAGATCGAGCATGGCGCGCACGTGTGTGGCTATCGAATCCATGGCCCGGTCGCGATACTCCTCCGGCGCGCGTGCGCGCAGCTCCGCCGCCTCGGCCAGGCTCATCCCCGCCGGAATATATCCGTACAGCGGGTCATGGGCGCTGGTCTGATCCGTCAGCAGATCGGGAACCACTCCGCGCTTTACCAGCTCCGGCAAGACTTCGGCGCAATTGCCCACCAAGCCCACCGAAGTGGGCTGCTTCTGCCGGATGGCATTGCGCAGAATACGCAGCGCTTCGTCCAGGTCGTTCACCTGAATATCGCAGTAGCCGCTCCGGACCCGGCGATTGATATGCGCCGGATCGACCTCGACGCCCAAAAAGGCCGCACCGTTTAGCGTCGCTGCCAGCGGTTGCGCGCCGCCCATGCCGCCCAGTCCGCCGCTGACCACCAGCTTGCCGTGCAAGGAGCCGCCAAAGTGCTGCCGTGCCGCGGCGGCGAAGGTCTCAAACGTCCCCTGCACGATTCCCTGCGAGCCGATATAAATCCAGCTACCCGCAGTCATCTGGCCGTACATCATCAGCCCGCGCCGCTCCAGCTCATCGAACTGCTCCCAGTTCGACCAGTGGCCCACCAGATTGGAGTTGCAAATCAGCACGCGTGGCGCGTAGCTGTGCGTCGCGAAAACGCCCACCGGTTTGCCCGACTGTACCAGCAGGGTTTCCTCGTTGCCCAGCTTTTCCAGCGCGGCAACAATAGCCCGGTAGCAATCCCAATTCCGCGCCGCCCGTCCGCGCCCGCCGTAAACCACCAGATCCTGCGGCCGCTCGCCCACTTCCGGGTCGAGATTGTTCATCAGCATCCGCATCGCCGCCTCTTGCGCCCAGCCGCGGCAGCGCAACTGGGTGCCGCGTGGAGCGCGGATCGGACTGGTGGGCGCTATGCCCAGCGGAGACGATGAAGTGGTGGTCGGCATAATTTTCAGTTTACAGGTTGCCGGTTACAGGTTACAGATGAGAGCGCGATGGATGCGTACTTGATTTGGGCGCTCAGCGCGGCAGTGGCCTGGGGTTCGGCCGATTTCTGCGCCAAAAAAGCCGCCGAACGCCTTGGCTTCTGGCCGACCGTCTGGGGCATGAACGCGGTGGGTGCGCTGGCGCTGGCGCTGGTATGGGTCGCCGGCGGCGTGCAGATTCCCGCCTCGCAGTTGCCGCTGCTCATCTGGCTGGGCGTGGGCAATACGGTTGGCGGCGTGCTGTTTTATTACGCGCTCGAGAACGGTCCGCTCGTGCTGGTGTCGCCGATTACCGCTGCCTACCCCGTGGTTTCGGCGGCTCTGGCCTACGTCATTTCCGGCGAGCGGCTGGCGGCGTTGATGGCCTTCGCGGTTGCAGGTGTCATTGCCGGGACTTTATTAGCCTCGCTGGCGGCGCGGCGGGGTACGGCGGCAGGGTACCCTCGGCGCAAGTCGGCGCTTTGGGCAGCGGTCGGTGGTGCGCTGGTCTTCGGCACGGTCTTCTACGCCCTCGCGGCGCACTCAGCGGCCAGCGGTTCTACCGCTCCCGTCCTGATTTTCCGCTTCGCCGGCGCCGGCCTGCTGGCCCTGCCGCTGCTCGCCGGTTTTCGTCCGCCTCGAAACTGGTTCCGTTCCGGCTGGATGTGGGCCACCGGCCTGCTCGACAGCTCGGCCTATATCTTCTACGCCGTGGGCGCACGCCACCTGCCGGTTTCGGTCATCTCGGCGCTAAGCGGCCTGTTTACCGTCTGGACACTGGTGTTGGCCGTGGTCTTCCTGCGCGAGCGCCTGGCCTGGCGGCAATGGCTCGGGGTGGCGCTCATCGTCGCCGCCATCGCCCTGCTCGCGTTAAGATGAATTCCATGGTTATCTGTCCCATCTGCGGCCTCTCCGAACGGTGTCGCAATCACTGGGTAGCTTCGCAGGAGCCCGGCGGCGAGGTCGAATTTCAAATCGGCGCCATGACCGCCAGCGAGGATAACCTCATCCTGCTGCGCAATAAACTGAAAAATCCACCGTTACGGACGCTGTTTGAAAAGATAAACCTGGCGCCGGAGTGGGTGGAAGAGCAGGGAAGAACCCTGGCCTACCTGCCCTGGCCACTGGAGCTCCGCGGTGCCGTCCATCGCACCTTGTTCCCGCTCGGTACGGGCAATAGTTCCCCGTTGCCGCAGACCGTCTTCCACACTCATCGTCTGGAAGATTTGACCCTCGATAGCATCGAGCTGGACGCCGTCAATTGTCTCCCCGATGAGCTGATGTACAAAGCTCGCTTTCAGCTCCGCCTTGCAGACGTGGGCGCAGTGCCCTTCGAGTATGTTCAACTCGTCTTCGCCCCCGGCGTCGAGTGGGCGCCAAAGTTGGCGGCATCCTCGAAGCGGCAGGCTGCCGAGGCGCTGGTGCGGCTGCTGCTTGGCGGCTTGGTCGACCCTTTACGCACCCTCTTCGCGGGGCATGAAGTTCAAGTGTTAAGCGAGGAGCAGCAGGATAAACTGGCGCCTGACAAGCTGATCGACGAACTCGCACTTCCCGGTGAACCAGAACGCCACCTGGGCGAGGAAATCGAGAGGCTGGTCAATGAGCGCCGGCTGCAGCCGATGCTCCGCGACCAGCTCCTCAGCTTGCTTGCGACAGAATATTTGACATAAGATCCATTATCAGACATTATGTCGCCTGGCGGCAACTTGCAGGATCTCTGAGCCATGCGGGCGAAGGCTCCCGGGAATCGAAGCTCGCACTCCAACGGGAGCGACCCGGGCAAAAAGTGGCGAGCCACCTAGGCCGCTAACCTCCTGCCGCCGCTTTCCCCTTTGATTTCGATCTTGCGCGGCAGCGCCTTCTCACTCATCGGGGCGGTAATTTCCAACACGCCGCTGTTGAAATTGGCATCGATCTTTTCGGTCTGCACCCCTTCCGGCAGTGTGACCACGCGCTCGAAGCTTCCGTAGGTGATTTCGCGCTGGAACGAACGGTCTTCGGCCGGGGTGACGTCCTGTTTCCTTTCGCCGGAAATGCTGAGCTCATTTCCGTGAACCTGCAGGTTGACTTCACCTGGCTTTACGCCCGGCAGAGCCATGCGGATGTGGTACTTATTCTGGTCGATATAACTCTCCACCGGGGGAACCCAGGCCACAGCACTGCCGCTGGTGGACCAGCGCTCCCAGAACGGGTTGGTGAACATGCGGTTGAAGAAGTCATCAAAGCCACGCCGGGGATCATAGATATCGTAGGGGTCGCGACGGGAAAGGGACTGTGAATGCATTGCAGAACCTCCTTCGCGCTACGATGGCGCCCCAGCCCAAAAGGTGGTCCCTGCTCTACTCCTGCGGTTGCGGATTGGAGGCGCTCTCGCAGGGGACCGGGGACAGCACTGCCGGGCGCTCGTTGATCGGGTATTCCGTATCCGCATGCCGCACGATCTTGTCGAATTCCAGCTGTTGCGCGGGCGTAAGCAGGTCCCGGAGCTGGGCGCGGTCACGCTGCCGCAGAGCGTCAAATTGCGGTGCCAGTTGCGTCTCCAACTTCTGGTAGCGACCGATCGTGTCGCGCAGCACGGCATCCACCTCGGTCACCTGGAGAGGTGTGAGATGGAGACGACGCCCCATTTCCGTGGCAATCTTGCGGTGCTGGCGGATGTCGTACTCGTTGTGCGGGTGCATATGAAACCAGTAATGTTCCGCCAGGTTCATAAAGGTGCCGCCCAGCAGTAGGCCGCTGACAAAGAGCAACGCGATAAAAGTGGTTGTCCGCCGGTCCCGCATAGCCTTCCCTCCCTCACGGATTCATGAGGTTCAACATGGCGTCGGCGAGCCGCGGCTGCACGTGCGAATCCGCCGGATGCTGCGGGTTGATGTGCGGGACATCGAGCGCCATGGCCTCGTCGGCATTGGGCATCTCGGTACGTTGCAGATTGTAAGCGAACGAGCCCAGCGCGGCGACGAACAACGCCGCCGCGAGGGCCAGGTGCAACCACCGAATCTCAGCCCGGCGATAGCGCGGCTGCAACGTCTGAATGCGCGCTCGCAGCCGCTCGTAAAAATAAGGATCCGCAGCCGGTTCTTTCTCGGCCTGCAAGCGGTGCAGCAGGCTGTGGCTGGCAAGCATTACTTGCCAGCGGCGCGTGCAGAGGCGGCAGATCCCCAAGTGGGGGGCTAGACGCACCGGTGCGCCCCCTGCCGCTCCCGGATGGGTTGCCAGAAAATCTTCCGCTTCCCGGATAAACCTCCGGCACCCCGCCTTCTTCAGCAGCCAGTGACCAGTTCCCTTCATACTTCCCACACCTCGGCTTCAGACCCGCTTCCGCCGCAACGCCGTCAGGAGCGCTTGACGGGCGCGGAACAGACGTACCTTCACGGTGTTCTCATTCAATCCGACGATGGCAGCCACTTCCCTGACGCCGTACCCCTCGACTTCCTTCAATATCAGCAGCACGCGGTCCTCGGCGCAGACCCGCGCCAGCAGCTTGTCGGCCAGCTCCCGTACCTCAACCTGTTTGGCCAGGCTGGCCACTCCCAGGTGTCCATTAACGTCCAGATTTTCGATCCAGGCCGACTCCTGTTCCGACAGGTCCGCCAGGATTTTCGCCCGCCGAACCTTCTGTTTCCGCAAGTGGTCGTAGCATTCGTTCACCGCGATCTTATAGATCCAGGTGGAAACCGCCGACTGGAAGTTGAACTTGTTCAGGGCAAAATAGACTTTCGTAAATATCTGTTGCGCAATGTCGTCGCAATCGTTTGACTGGCGCAGGATGCCCCGTACGATCGCGCTTACGCGCGGCTGAAAGCGCCGCACCAATTCCTCGAAGGCGGCATCGTCACCCCCCTGACAGCGCCGCAGCAGCGCCGCCTGGCCATCCGCCTCGGGCGTCAACACCAGCCCTGGGTGGGTGACTGCAGCAGCGGCCGCCGGCAACACAGCTTCCATGTCGGGTAAGACGTGGCTCATGACGGTTCCGTTTCCCCTACTTCTGCCGTCATTGTAGCGCCGAAGAGGCCTATTCCCACTCGATGGTGGCAGGAGGCTTGGAGCTGATGTCGTAGACCACGCGGGTGATCCCCGGGACCTCGTTAACGATGCGGCTGGAGATCGTGCCTAACAGGTCGTACGGCAGCGGCGCCCAGTCGGCGGTCATGCCGTCTTCGGAGTGGATCGCGCGCAGAGCGCAGGTAAGACCGTAGGTGCGGAAGTCGCCCATGACCCCCACCGTGCGCACCGGAAGCAGCACCACAAACGACTGCCAGAGACGGTGGTAATAGCCGGCTTTGCGGATCTCCTCGAGTGCGATGGCGTCGGCGGCGCGCAACAGCTCCAGCTTTTCGGCGGTGACCTCGCCTAGGATCCGCACTGCTAGTCCAGGCCCCGGGAACGGCTGCCGTCCGAGCAGTCCGGCATCCAGTCCCAGATCGGCCCCCACCCGGCGTACCTCATCCTTGAATAGGTCGCGCAGCGGCTCGATCAGCTTCAGTTTCATCTCTGCCGGCAGGCCGCCGACGTTGTGATGGCTCTTGATCACCGCCGATGGACCATGCACCGAGACCGACTCGATCACATCCGGGTAGAGGGTTCCCTGCACCAGGAACTCGGCCCCGAGCACCCGCGCCTCCGGCTCGAAGGTTTCGATGAACAGCCGTCCAATGATCTTGCGCTTTTGCTCGGGATCGGTGACGCCGGCAAGTGCCGACAGAAATTGCCGGGTGGCATCGACAGCACGCAAGTTCAGGCCCAGGCGCTCCCGCAACGCCTGCTGCACCTGCTCGAATTCATTCCGCCGCAGCAAGCCGTTATTCACAAAAACGCAAACCAGCCGGTCGCCGATGGCGCGGTGTACCAGCGCCGCGGCGACACTGGAATCGACGCCGCCGCTGAGGGCGCAAATCGCTCTTCCCTGCCCGCCAACCTGTGCCTGAATGCGCGCCACCTGCTCGGCGATGAACGACTGCGGGGTCCAATCGCGCGTCACGCCGCACAAATCGAGAAAATTGCTCAACAGCGCGGTTCCGTGCTCGGTATGCCGGACTTCGGGATGAAACTGCACCGCCCACATCCGCCGCCGCACATCCGCGACCGCCGCCAAGGCGCTGGGACTTTGACCGATCGCGCGGAACCCTGCGGGGAGCTGCTGCACGGCATCGCCGTGCGACATCCAGACCACCTCGCATCCCGTGCTGCCGCGGAACAGGCCGTCACCCGGATCTACGGTAACTTCGGCACGTCCGAACTCACGTTTCGCAGCATTCTCGACCGTCCCTCCCAGCGCATCGACCATAACCTGCAGGCCGTAACAGATACCCAGCAGCGGCACGCCCGCCGTCCAGATCGCCGCCACCGGCCGTGGCGCGTCCGGCGCGTACACCGAAGCGGGCCCTCCGGAGAGAATGATGCCGGCGGGCTGGTGCGCTGCGATTTCGTCCCAGGTGGCATTGAACGGCAACAGGAGACTATGGACACCCAGCTCGCGGATGCGCCGGGCAATGAGCTGCGAGTACTGCGCGCCAAAATCGAGAACGACGATTGAGCGGTGAGAGCTGTTCATAACACAAAGTTCACCAGGCGCCCGGGAACGACGACTACCTGACGGGGCGTTTTTCCCGCCAGCAGCGGGGCGATCTTCTCGTGGGCGCGAGCCGCAGCTTCCAAATCCTGCTTTTCCGTCTCCGGCGCGACGCTCAGCCGCGCCCGCAGCTTGCCGTTCACCTGCACCACGACTTCAATGGTTTCCTCTTGCGCCAACGCAGCGTCAAATTCAGGCCAGGGCTGGCGGGCAATCTCGCCGCGTTCCCCCCGGCGCATCCAGAGCTCTTGCGCTAGAAACGGCGCCAGGGGCGCCAGCATCAACAGTACTAACCGGATCAGCTCCGCCCGCACGGACATCGAAAGCTCGTTTTGGGCGCCATAGATGGCGTTCACCAATTCCATCAGGCCGGCGATGGAGGTATTGAAATGCCAACGCGTTTCAAAATCTGCCGTCATTCGCCGCAGCGTCTGATGTGCCCTCCGCAGCAGGCCGATGTCGGCGGTGCCGCTTCCCGCTTCAGCGGGGCGGAGGGCCAGTCTCCACACGCGGACTAGAAAACGGTGAATGCCCTCGACGCCCTGATCGCTCCAATCAAAATCCTTCTCCGGAGGTGCGGCAAACAGTACATACATGCGGGTCGCATCGGCGCCATAGCGATCGATCAATGCTTCCGGATCAACGACATTGCCTTT of Acidobacteriota bacterium contains these proteins:
- a CDS encoding DMT family transporter; protein product: MDAYLIWALSAAVAWGSADFCAKKAAERLGFWPTVWGMNAVGALALALVWVAGGVQIPASQLPLLIWLGVGNTVGGVLFYYALENGPLVLVSPITAAYPVVSAALAYVISGERLAALMAFAVAGVIAGTLLASLAARRGTAAGYPRRKSALWAAVGGALVFGTVFYALAAHSAASGSTAPVLIFRFAGAGLLALPLLAGFRPPRNWFRSGWMWATGLLDSSAYIFYAVGARHLPVSVISALSGLFTVWTLVLAVVFLRERLAWRQWLGVALIVAAIALLALR
- the ftcD gene encoding glutamate formimidoyltransferase, translating into MECGSKAMAMIECVPNFSEGRNAAVVGEIVQAMLTVPGVSLLAQEMDADHNRSVITLAGEAKAVAEAAVRGVGLAAQRIDLRRHQGAHPRLGATDVVPFVPLAGATLEECVRLAEWAGEEIWKRYQIPVYLYEAAARREDRRGLENIRKGQFEGVSELVKTDPGRTPDFGLPFPDCRLHPSAGATVVGARKFLIAYNINLDTADLAVAKAVAKAVRTSSGGLPAVKGMGVLLSHPPRAQVSMNLTDFETTSLATAWHTVTTEAAKHGATPVESELIGLVPRKALEEAAAEMLKFVAFDAEMVIETRVERVLKALPVKQANTLRPFLDALASEEPAPGGGTAAAATGAMAAALGTMVARLARAKARKAGTDTAVWDGAEREFATLSEQLTRATDEDSEAFLAIRAARRLPKATEAEQGSRAQAIHAATVLAADVPLGVATRCRKLRDLLERAAPQTPAAMASDVSTALALAEAGFTGARDNVRINCEGLEASDPDRQRLEAALDRLQA
- a CDS encoding imidazolonepropionase → MALLLTHATQLLTLAGPDRARRGTEMNDLGLVRDGAVLIDKGQIVAAGPNDAVAARAPSGVATHDCSGMLVTPGLCDPHTHLVFAAPRMADYERRLAGTSYQEIAAAGGGIRSSLEAVRTASESDLTHQAAFWIRQARAAGTTTIEVKSGYGLTVEAECKSLRAAHAAALAAGGDVAPTFLGAHIVPPEFVNDRARYVALVSTTMLDAVCALGDAAPEFADVFCDPSAFTLAESRQILEAARARDLQLKLHAEQFAPMGGIGLGIELGAVSVDHCDAARAADAALLGRAETVATLIPGANFFLGQTYAPARMLIEAGAAVALATDFNPGTCPILSLPLVMSIACNGMRLTPAEAWTAVTINGAAALARAGICGSLAPGKRADLAIFAAGDYRAIPYYAGQNLCRAVVQNGVWIESHGHD
- a CDS encoding DUF1573 domain-containing protein, translating into MSMWKLSCPNSRFASTLSLTGAVVALAAAVALAQAPAGKQSSRLKAQYAQIPLTFEANQGQTASQAQFLARSRGTIVFLTARGMVVKTKQGAVGMRFAGATAAPAAQGRQAVASPVHYWLGSGLVSVRSYRKVDFAKIYPGVGVTYYGHDGQVEFDLKLAPHASPAAVQMAFRGASPYLGADGSLTLAHGVSLRTPLAYQSVNGRRHAVRVQYRLLPDDRVGLVVGAYDANRTLIVDPILAFASLLGGTSYNQANAVAVDSKGNGYVAGFTISTDFPVQSAFQAKDAPGSFSTSSNDAFVTEISADGKSLIYSTYLGGNGDDEATGIAVDSTGAAYVTGFTNSTNFPTTAAVPPIQAANAGGYDAFVTKFAVGGAKLDYSTYLGGTGDDKAAAIAVDPQGEAFITGTTSSTDFPVSATAPQKTMAGKTDAFVAGISAAGTSTLYATYLGGSDIDNGNAIAVDQTGNVVVGGATASTNFPVTAGAHQPQIGGNFDGFIAMIPRAGTSIGWATYLGGSGADAINAVTVDTADNVYVAGSTNSSNLFCPFSSCASSFAGNGDAFVAKFNSSGSQLVWGAYLGAAPSGVATAIAVDSTDDVYIAGYTSSASLPATSNATQNTPGGAVDGFLAKLGPAGPNSANPFLFYSYLGGRENDAVNGMGIDANGDIDLVGTTSSNNFPVTAGTFQTSLNSSTDAFVARYVVAAQGVFSPPAMGFPAQAPTVKSAAQTVTFTNGGELALIIKSITTTGPYSETDTCSANNSTLQPTQSCTISVVFTPTATGTQNGTLVITDNSPSGSETLPLSGSGGDFSVSVTPINQTIAAGASASFEVDLAPATGYTGVVKLSCTGIGTTQNATCTPSPASLTMNGTSTSIATMTVTTTVRPAIVPWFSAPPSGPWFWIALFGLALALTGAIYGLRMRGMRRRVGWVGTAVLLGLSFAAAGCGGKTTNQGTPAGNYSLTFTGTAGQATHSQKVNLTVN
- the hutU gene encoding urocanate hydratase, with translation MPTTTSSSPLGIAPTSPIRAPRGTQLRCRGWAQEAAMRMLMNNLDPEVGERPQDLVVYGGRGRAARNWDCYRAIVAALEKLGNEETLLVQSGKPVGVFATHSYAPRVLICNSNLVGHWSNWEQFDELERRGLMMYGQMTAGSWIYIGSQGIVQGTFETFAAAARQHFGGSLHGKLVVSGGLGGMGGAQPLAATLNGAAFLGVEVDPAHINRRVRSGYCDIQVNDLDEALRILRNAIRQKQPTSVGLVGNCAEVLPELVKRGVVPDLLTDQTSAHDPLYGYIPAGMSLAEAAELRARAPEEYRDRAMDSIATHVRAMLDLQKAGAVTFDYGNNIRTMAFQRGVKNAYDFPGFVPAYIRPLFCEGRGPFRWAALSGEASDIHATDELVLKLFPHDEILSRWIGLARKHVKFQGLPARICWLGYGERAKFGLALNEMVRKGEVKAPIVMGRDHLDCGSVASPFRETESMKDGSDAVADWPLLNALLNTASGASWVSIHNGGGVGIGYAQHAGQVTVADGTPEMAERIERVLTNDPGIGVARHVDAGYPEARAFADAHGIQIPMK